A segment of the Streptomyces sp. L2 genome:
GGCCGGAACGTGTCCTCGCCGACCAGCCAGCGCGGCGCGAAGGCCACGAAGTCGACGCCCGCGAGGCCCGGGGTGTCCGACGGGGAGGTCAGGACGGTGAAGATGGACGGGTCCGGGTGGTCGTAGGAGATGCTGCCGATGACGTTGAAGCGGCGCAGGTCGTACACGTAGGGCACGTGGTTGCCGTGCCAGGCGACGACGTCCAGCGGGCTGTGGTCGTAGGTGGCCGTCCAGAGGTTGCCGCAGAACTTGTTGACCACCTCCACCGGGCCGGCCACGTCCTCGTACGCCGCGACGGGCGCCCGGAAGTCACGGGCGTTCGCGAGGCCGTTGGCGCCGATCGGGCCGAGGTCGGGCAGCCGGAACGAGGCGCCGTAGTTCTCGCAGACGTAGCCGCGCGCGGAGTCGTCCAGGAGCTCCACCCGGAAACGCACCCCGCGCGGGATGAGCGCCACGTGCGCGGGTTCCACGTGCAGCATGCCGAACTCGGTGTGCAGCAGCAGACCGCCGCGCTCGGGGACGATCAGCAGTTCGCCGTCGGCGTCCGAGAAGACGCGCTCCATCGAGGAATTGGCGTGATACAGGTGGATGGCCATGCCGTTGCGCTGGGTGGCGTCGCCGTTGCCGCCGAGCGTCCACAGGCCGGCCAGGAAGTCGGTCCCGGCGGCCGGCTCGGGCAGCGGGTTCCAGCGCAGCCGGTTCGGGTCCGGCACCGTCTCGGTGAACGGGCCGCCGCGGAGCGCGCCGTTGTCCATCCGCCGGAACGCGGGGTGCGCGGCCGACGGGTGGATGCGGTACAGCCAGGACCTGCGGTTGTGCGCCCGGGGCTCGGTGAACGCCGTGCCGCTCAGCTGCTCCGCGTACAGGCCGAGCGGCGCGCGCTGCGGCGCGTTCCGTCCCTCGGGCAGGGCTCCGGGCACCGCCTCCGAGGCGTGTTCGTTGCCGAACCCGGAGAGGTACGACAGTCCCTCGGCGGTCTTCCGTGCGTCCCCGCTCATCATCGCTCCCTTGCGTGCTTGCGTTCCGCATTCCTATGGAACACCGTAGGAATACGTGGGGGCGGGCGCAAGAGGGCCCCATGGTCTCCTTCGTGAGGACGGCGAGAACCAGACTTCAGGGGGATCCGGCCGGCGCGGCGTTGTTCTACGCTCCCGGGCTATGGCGTGGAGGTCATGGACGAGAGGGCTGCTCACCGCGGGCGCGGTGTGCCTCCTGCTGCC
Coding sequences within it:
- the hmgA gene encoding homogentisate 1,2-dioxygenase translates to MSGDARKTAEGLSYLSGFGNEHASEAVPGALPEGRNAPQRAPLGLYAEQLSGTAFTEPRAHNRRSWLYRIHPSAAHPAFRRMDNGALRGGPFTETVPDPNRLRWNPLPEPAAGTDFLAGLWTLGGNGDATQRNGMAIHLYHANSSMERVFSDADGELLIVPERGGLLLHTEFGMLHVEPAHVALIPRGVRFRVELLDDSARGYVCENYGASFRLPDLGPIGANGLANARDFRAPVAAYEDVAGPVEVVNKFCGNLWTATYDHSPLDVVAWHGNHVPYVYDLRRFNVIGSISYDHPDPSIFTVLTSPSDTPGLAGVDFVAFAPRWLVGEDTFRPPYFHRNVMSEYMGLIEGAYDAKAEGFVPGGGSLHNMMSAHGPDRETFDKASAAELRPQKIDDGLAFMFETRWPVTLTPHAAGAEHLQQRYDDVWQGLEKHFRPLH